In Brassica rapa cultivar Chiifu-401-42 chromosome A06, CAAS_Brap_v3.01, whole genome shotgun sequence, a single window of DNA contains:
- the LOC103873117 gene encoding cyclin-dependent kinase A-1 — MDQYEKVEKIGEGTYGVVYKARDKVTNETIALKKIRLEQEDEGVPSTAIREISLLKEMQHSNIVKLQDVVHSEKRLYLVFEYLDLDLKKHMDSSPDFSKDLHMIKRYVYQILRGIAYCHSHRVLHRDLKPQNLLIDRRTNSLKLADFGLARAFGIPVRTFTHEVVTLWYRAPEILLGSHHYSTPVDIWSVGCIFAEMISQKPLFPGDSEIDQLFKIFRIMGTPTEDTWPGVTSLPDYKSAFPKWKPTDLESFVPNLDPNGIDLLSKMLLMDPTKRINARAALEHDYFKDIGVMP; from the exons ATGGATCAG TACGAGAAAGTTGAGAAGATCGGCGAAGGAACTTACGGTGTTGTGTACAAGGCACGAGACAAGGTCACCAATGAGACTATTGCTTTGAAGAAGATCCGCCTCGAGCAGGAGGATGAAGGTGTTCCTAGCACTGCCATTAGAGAAATCTCTCTTTTGAAGGAAATGCAGCACAGCAACATTGTCAA GCTGCAGGATGTAGTGCACAGCGAGAAGCGTTTGTATCTTGTTTTCGAGTATCTTGACTTGGATCTCAAAAAGCACATGGACTCTTCTCCTGATTTCTCCAAGGATCTTCATATGATCAAA AGGTATGTTTACCAGATTCTCCGTGGAATCGCGTATTGCCACTCTCACAGGGTTCTCCATCGTGACCTCAAGCCGCAGAATTTGTTGATTGATCGCCGCACCAACTCACTAAAGCTTGCTGATTTTGGACTGGCCAGAGCATTCGGTATCCCTGTCAGGACTTTTACTCATGAG GTGGTTACTCTCTGGTACCGAGCACCAGAGATACTTCTAGGGTCTCATCACTACTCTACACCGGTTGATATTTGGTCTGTGGGATGCATATTTGCCGAGATGATCAGCCAAAAGCCCTTGTTTCCTGGAGACTCCGAGATTGATCAACTCTTCAAGATATTCAG AATCATGGGAACTCCAACGGAGGATACATGGCCTGGGGTAACTTCGCTGCCGGATTATAAATCTGCTTTCCCAAAATGGAAACCAACG GACTTGGAATCTTTTGTCCCAAACCTGGATCCTAATGGCATAGATCTCCTTTCT AAAATGCTGTTGATGGATCCAACCAAAAGAATCAACGCAAGAGCCGCCCTGGAGCATGATTACTTCAAGGATATTGGCGTCATGCCGTAG
- the LOC103873118 gene encoding protein SUPPRESSOR OF npr1-1, CONSTITUTIVE 1: MANSSSEDSQSRSVWKYDAFLSFRGTDVRKKFISHLNDALTEEGIITFHDDRDLERGNPILKGLEEAMNQSRFAIVVVSEDYATSQWCLRELAFMVELAEKKRFDLIPIFYEIDPSALKSRTGCFNKAFEDHEKRFDAETVRKWRRAVDIVANISGWDSKTRSDDSKLIQEVVGDLCERLYSEPSDETSEFVGMSLHKKRIESLLSKDDSDDDDDVKMVGVWGMGGRGKTTIAKCVYESLSTHFPSRCFLGNVKDDFHKHGESSSSHLRKQIMSEIFPKSPLNARCVSPEAMKRRLRGKKVLLILDDVDDIQQLQELAGDCKWFGPGSRVIITTRDKRVLDEHSVKHIYEVKPLRTTQALQLLSKHAFKTNRPQAEFRQLCLDIVEQLCGLPLALRVIGASLYGRNIAFWEDKLCILRNSLDKSISTPLKVSYDALDEHEKTVFLYVAGCFNGEYMDRAIMVLDPFVIRSKPRLVTLMEKSLISMSNNTRLWVHDLLQDMAKDITCEGKMKKRKMMWNFLDIKGLLTETMAGGSKDIEVESIMLNMAEETGLSINPETFKRMRELKFLKIHNNSTAAGSKVCIVNVEDFDYLPPLRYLLWEAYNLKSLPAKFATNVLVELNLPDSSIETLWSGSQDLGSLRHMNLNRCRNLIEIPDLSKARSLECLCLCDCESLVELPSSLGHLDKLVKLSMLNCKKLKSLPCNIKLKSLKTLSLDGCINIEDFPFVSDVIEELGLRCTSIELVPDSISRLSKLTELRLSHCKRLKNLPDTFGNLTSLKHLTLTCCPNITVFPMLGNAVETLSLNGTPIEEVPSWIGDKVNLTCLDMSECKKLHNLPHSLRNLRNLKLLYLRGCINITEIPQVAGEMRRLDLYGTSIEKYGILSEEEALVLHNRDMDFLKGFLTRYVRMYKRKRNSR, encoded by the exons ATGGCAAATTCTTCATCGGAGGATTCGCAGTCTCGATCTGTGTGGAAGTACGATGCCTTTCTGAGTTTCAGAGGGACAGATGTTCGGAAAAAATTCATCAGCCATCTCAACGATGCGCTCACTGAGGAAGGAATCATAACCTTCCACGACGACAGAGACCTTGAGAGAGGCAATCCAATCTTGAAAGGACTCGAGGAAGCGATGAATCAGTCAAGATTCGCTATCGTCGTTGTCTCCGAGGACTATGCTACATCTCAATGGTGCTTGAGAGAGCTTGCGTTTATGGTCGAGTTAGCTGAGAAGAAACGCTTCGACTTGATCCCTATATTCTATGAAATCGATCCTTCAGCCTTGAAGAGCCGAACCGGTTGTTTTAACAAAGCTTTTGAGGATCATGAGAAGAGATTTGATGCTGAGACAGTGAGAAAGTGGAGAAGGGCTGTGGATATAGTTGCAAACATATCAGGCTGGGATTCCAAAACCAG GAGCGATGACTCAAAGCTTATACAAGAAGTTGTTGGAGATCTTTGTGAGAGGTTATACTCAGAGCCATCAGACGAAACAAGTGAATTTGTAGGGATGAGTCTGCATAAGAAACGAATAGAATCTCTTTTATCAAAGGACGactctgatgatgatgatgatgtcaaAATGGTAGGAGTCTGGGGTATGGGGGGAAGAGGGAAAACAACCATCGCTAAATGTGTCTACGAATCCCTCTCCACTCATTTTCCCAGTCGTTGCTTTCTCGGAAACGTGAAAGATGATTTCCATAAACATGGTGAATCATCATCATCCCATCTGCGGAAGCAAATCATGTCTGAAATTTTCCCCAAGAGCCCCCTGAATGCACGCTGCGTCAGCCCCGAGGCAATGAAGCGGAGGCTACGCGGCAAGAAGGTTCTTCTCATCCTCGATGATGTTGACGACATTCAGCAACTCCAAGAATTGGCTGGAGACTGCAAGTGGTTCGGACCAGGAAGCAGGGTCATTATAACGACGCGTGACAAGCGCGTGTTAGATGAGCACTCTGTCAAACACATTTATGAAGTGAAGCCTCTTAGGACCACACAAGCGCTTCAGCTTCTCAGCAAGCATGCCTTCAAAACGAATCGTCCACAAGCAGAGTTCAGACAACTCTGTTTAGATATTGTGGAGCAGCTTTGTGGTCTTCCTTTAGCGCTTCGGGTCATTGGTGCGTCTCTGTATGGTCGGAATATAGCATTTTGGGAAGATAAGCTGTGTATACTGAGAAACAGTCTTGATAAATCTATATCAACGCCGTTAAAAGTAAGTTATGATGCATTGGACGAGCATGAAAAGACTGTGTTTCTTTATGTCGCTGGTTGCTTCAACGGGGAATATATGGATCGAGCGATTATGGTACTAGATCCCTTTGTGATCAGATCCAAACCGAGGTTGGTAACTCTGATGGAGAAGTCTCTGATTAGTATGTCAAACAATACGAGGCTATGGGTTCATGATTTACTTCAAGACATGGCTAAGGATATCACTTGCGAAGGAAAAATGAAGAAGCGTAAGATGATGTGGAACTTTTTGGATATCAAAGGCTTGTTGACTGAAACTATGGCTGGGGGGAGTAAAGACATCGAGGTTGAAAGTATAATGCTCAACATGGCTGAAGAAACAGGGCTTTCCATTAACCCTGAAACGTTTAAGAGGATGCGCGAACTCAAATTTCTTAAAATTCATAATAATTCAACTGCTGCGGGGAGCAAAGTGTGTATCGTCAACGTCGAAGATTTTGACTACCTCCCTCCACTAAGATATCTTCTCTGGGAGGCTTACAATTTAAAGTCACTGCCTGCAAAGTTTGCGACTAACGTTCTAGTTGAGCTCAACCTCCCTGATAGCTCAATTGAAACACTATGGAGCGGAAGTCAG GACCTTGGAAGTCTAAGACACATGAACCTTAACAGATGCAGGAATCTGATTGAAATTCCAGACCTTTCAAAGGCAAGGAGCCTCGAGTGTTTATGCCTTTGTGATTGCGAAAGCTTGGTTGAACTCCCTTCTTCTCTTGGTCATCTTGATAAGTTAGTTAAGCTGTCCATGCTAAACTGCAAGAAACTCAAGAGTCTCCCGTGTAACATCAAATTGAAGTCTCTCAAAACTCTTTCTCTAGACGGATGCATCAACATAGAAGACTTTCCATTTGTTTCCGACGTTATTGAAGAGTTGGGACTGCGCTGCACATCAATTGAACTAGTGCCAGATTCGATCAGCCGTCTCTCGAAGCTCACAGAGCTTCGGCTATCACATTGCAAGAGACTGAAGAATCTCCCTGACACCTTTGGGAATTTGACTTCACTCAAGCATCTCACGCTGACTTGCTGCCCCAACATCACAGTGTTTCCAATGCTTGGTAATGCAGTAGAAACTTTGTCCTTGAACGGAACACCGATCGAGGAAGTTCCCTCATGGATAGGGGATAAGGTGAATCTGACGTGTCTTGACATGTCAGAGTGCAAGAAGCTCCATAATCTGCCTCACTCGCTGAGAAACCTGAGAAACCTGAAGCTGCTCTATCTCCGAGGATGCATTAATATCACTGAGATCCCACAGGTTGCAGGGGAAATGAGAAGATTGGATTTATATGGGACGTCAATAGAGAAATATGGAATTCTCTCTGAAGAGGAAGCACTTGTGTTGCACAATCGTGATATGGACTTCTTGAAAGGGTTTCTCACTCGCTATGTCCGCATGTACAAGAGAAAACGCAACTCTAGATAG